The following coding sequences lie in one Brevibacterium marinum genomic window:
- the murJ gene encoding murein biosynthesis integral membrane protein MurJ gives MSSLSSLAKSSAIMSAGTLTSRILGLAKASLLATALGVTAVQADAFDVANKVPNTLYMLLAGGVVNAVLVPQLVRATKRRDGGQDYTNRLLTLSFMILAAVSIVATLAAPLLVWLYSSGWGPDQMALATAFAFWCLPQLFFYGLYTLLGQVLNANSSFGPYMWAPVLNNIVAIAGLLAFILVFGSNDATPHGLSTWTPDMIALIAGSATLGVVAQALILIWPLKRIGFKYRPTFGFRGVGLGTAGKVAFWTFAAMIIGQLGFLVISRVAAGASVPGGGNAANAAYSYGYLVFMLPHSLIAVSLATALFTSLSKKAANNDTEAVVGDFSMGVRMVGLVNSFAVAALIVLASPVAMIIAGDGREQAMAVGLVIITMVFGLIPFSANYLAQRVFYAYEDAKTPFLIQLPQVIFQSLAVLSASIFPSSVTVAIIGLAMSLGYLFAMILSFSLLSKRLGGIDVREILGAHVKFLVAALLAGLAGYGLLVFFPDFALSGRWQAFVSTAGVGTLMLIVFLGACYLLKVRELHSIIGIVAGKLRK, from the coding sequence TTGTCCAGTCTCTCTTCATTGGCCAAATCCTCGGCCATCATGTCCGCGGGGACACTGACCTCGCGGATATTGGGCTTGGCCAAGGCCTCGCTGCTGGCGACGGCGCTCGGGGTCACCGCCGTTCAGGCCGATGCCTTCGACGTCGCCAACAAGGTGCCCAACACCCTGTACATGCTGCTGGCCGGCGGCGTCGTCAACGCCGTCCTCGTCCCGCAGCTCGTGCGTGCGACGAAACGCAGGGACGGGGGGCAGGACTACACCAACCGACTGCTCACCCTGTCGTTCATGATCTTGGCGGCGGTGAGCATCGTCGCCACCCTGGCAGCTCCTCTGCTCGTCTGGCTCTACTCATCGGGATGGGGCCCGGACCAGATGGCGCTGGCCACGGCCTTCGCCTTCTGGTGCCTGCCGCAGCTGTTCTTCTACGGCCTCTACACGCTCCTAGGCCAGGTGCTCAACGCCAATTCCTCCTTCGGTCCCTATATGTGGGCGCCGGTGCTCAACAACATCGTCGCCATCGCCGGTCTCCTCGCCTTCATCCTGGTCTTCGGCTCGAACGATGCCACTCCGCATGGGCTGAGCACCTGGACGCCGGATATGATCGCCCTCATAGCAGGATCGGCCACGCTGGGTGTCGTAGCCCAGGCGCTCATCCTGATCTGGCCGTTGAAGCGCATCGGCTTCAAATACCGGCCGACCTTCGGCTTCCGCGGCGTCGGGCTCGGCACCGCCGGCAAGGTGGCGTTCTGGACCTTCGCTGCCATGATCATCGGGCAGCTGGGGTTCCTCGTCATCTCCCGTGTCGCCGCCGGTGCCTCGGTCCCCGGCGGGGGCAATGCCGCGAACGCGGCCTATTCGTACGGCTATCTCGTCTTCATGCTCCCGCACTCGCTCATCGCGGTGTCCCTGGCCACGGCGCTCTTCACCTCGCTGAGCAAGAAGGCCGCCAACAACGACACCGAGGCGGTCGTCGGCGACTTCTCCATGGGCGTGCGCATGGTCGGACTCGTCAACTCCTTTGCCGTGGCGGCCCTCATCGTGCTCGCCTCCCCGGTGGCGATGATCATTGCCGGCGACGGTCGCGAACAGGCCATGGCCGTGGGACTCGTGATCATCACCATGGTGTTCGGCCTCATTCCCTTCAGCGCGAACTACCTGGCACAGAGGGTCTTCTACGCCTATGAGGATGCGAAGACTCCGTTCCTCATCCAGCTTCCCCAGGTGATCTTCCAGTCTCTGGCGGTGCTTTCGGCCTCGATCTTCCCGAGTTCCGTCACCGTGGCCATCATCGGTCTGGCGATGAGCTTGGGATATCTGTTCGCCATGATCCTGTCCTTCTCGCTCCTGTCGAAGCGCCTGGGCGGAATCGACGTGCGCGAGATCCTGGGCGCTCACGTGAAGTTCTTGGTAGCAGCTTTGCTTGCTGGTTTGGCGGGTTACGGGCTGCTCGTCTTCTTCCCCGACTTCGCACTGTCGGGGCGGTGGCAGGCGTTCGTCTCCACAGCGGGCGTCGGCACGCTCATGCTCATTGTCTTCCTGGGAGCATGTTATTTGCTGAAAGTCCGAGAGTTGCATTCGATTATTGGCATCGTTGCTGGAAAACTAAGAAAATAG
- a CDS encoding DUF6049 family protein: protein MKPISHMRFLLALLSTVLLLAGSVFAFPLLDSTPAAASDSDVSITLDEVTPWVDGDGTLKVRGVITNSSDQSISDPDLRLAMSSQKLNTEPRIDDWKTDQSQNRRIADLDENGPEARKEAKETTEEEPDPMTSVDTSFDDEIAAGSSAEFTFSVPADRLGLKKSSPVSNWGPRGLSVQLADSTGLRASGVGFSTWYPSPKFDKTKISMLAPVTLPGRTTDGIIDPDELEKAIGEEGALSAIMNVLDTPGVGIALDPRIIASFESAVAGPPSEDDGSDSEDSAEPTPTDTETTPSGPDAQDTDPGANSEEGGADDQNTTETDAEEAQRKRLDAWYNDFLDKARSHTVIALPFGDPDQSSLMSGGLKSLNTFALKQRKLVKDVLPEARTDVAWPISGTAQRDQLDDFADAGDSTVILNDDQQPSLTGIRDDAHSKTRITSDAQSSLDTLVTDTSLTSQSAKITESEHPASGISELVATTAAIQAEAPYRTRHLLLPMPRSAASANWEKTVGAIADSPWIDPSGVDELLDSDVVPRGLLRQGTDARNIGAKAVQSLAETRKTQKTFNRVFSDPDAANARMDRELLSCTSAAWTLGGNAKRCADDARAASEKTMDSLYLEKGSSVLLVTGEETTIPVTIVNDTSADATMKIRMKPKTPQLRADPTETVVVPSEETMRVDVPVEGLANADVPTTIEMVTADEVVLSKDESLLVRVRADWENIGTAVVGLALASVFVIGLIKTISRGRRKIPEQQLADAMARAKNDDSETR, encoded by the coding sequence GTGAAACCCATCAGTCATATGCGTTTCCTCCTCGCCCTGCTGAGCACAGTCCTTCTGCTCGCAGGGTCAGTTTTCGCATTCCCGCTCCTGGACTCCACGCCCGCGGCCGCGTCGGACTCCGATGTATCGATCACCCTCGACGAGGTGACGCCCTGGGTCGACGGGGACGGCACGCTCAAGGTCCGAGGCGTGATCACGAATTCCTCGGATCAGTCGATCTCCGATCCGGATCTGCGGCTCGCGATGTCCTCACAGAAGCTCAACACCGAACCCCGCATCGACGACTGGAAGACGGACCAGTCCCAGAACCGCCGCATCGCGGACCTCGACGAGAACGGCCCCGAGGCCCGCAAGGAGGCGAAGGAGACAACGGAGGAGGAACCCGATCCGATGACGTCGGTGGACACCTCCTTCGACGATGAGATCGCGGCGGGTTCCTCCGCCGAATTCACGTTCTCCGTCCCCGCGGACCGACTCGGGCTGAAGAAGTCATCACCGGTGTCCAACTGGGGACCGCGCGGACTGAGCGTGCAATTGGCCGACTCAACGGGGCTGCGCGCCTCCGGGGTCGGATTCTCCACCTGGTATCCGAGCCCGAAGTTCGACAAGACGAAGATCAGCATGCTCGCGCCGGTGACGCTGCCGGGCCGCACCACCGACGGAATCATCGACCCGGACGAGCTCGAGAAGGCGATCGGCGAAGAAGGTGCGCTGTCCGCGATCATGAACGTCCTCGACACGCCCGGAGTCGGCATAGCCCTCGATCCGCGGATCATCGCCTCGTTCGAATCCGCTGTGGCCGGGCCTCCTTCCGAGGATGACGGCTCCGATTCCGAGGACAGTGCAGAACCCACCCCGACAGACACCGAGACCACGCCTTCGGGACCCGATGCTCAGGACACCGACCCGGGTGCGAATTCCGAGGAGGGCGGTGCCGACGACCAGAACACCACAGAGACCGACGCCGAAGAAGCCCAGCGCAAACGCCTCGACGCCTGGTATAACGACTTCCTCGACAAAGCGAGGTCGCACACCGTCATCGCTCTGCCCTTCGGCGACCCCGATCAGTCTTCCCTGATGAGCGGAGGGCTGAAGAGTCTGAACACCTTCGCACTGAAGCAGCGGAAGTTGGTCAAGGACGTCCTGCCGGAGGCCAGGACCGACGTCGCCTGGCCGATCTCCGGCACCGCCCAGCGCGATCAGCTCGACGACTTCGCCGATGCGGGCGACTCGACTGTGATCCTCAACGATGATCAGCAGCCTTCGCTGACCGGCATCCGCGATGACGCACACTCGAAGACGCGCATCACCTCCGATGCACAGTCATCGCTGGACACCCTGGTCACGGATACTTCGCTGACCAGTCAGAGCGCGAAGATCACCGAATCCGAACATCCGGCCTCGGGGATTTCGGAACTGGTGGCCACGACCGCCGCGATCCAAGCCGAGGCCCCCTACCGCACACGGCACCTGCTGCTGCCCATGCCGCGGTCGGCCGCCTCGGCGAACTGGGAGAAGACGGTCGGTGCCATCGCGGACTCGCCCTGGATCGATCCGTCCGGCGTCGATGAACTCCTCGACTCCGATGTCGTGCCTCGCGGCCTGCTGCGACAGGGAACGGACGCGCGCAACATCGGTGCGAAGGCCGTGCAGAGCCTTGCGGAGACCCGCAAGACGCAGAAGACATTCAACAGAGTGTTCTCCGACCCGGACGCGGCGAACGCGAGGATGGACCGAGAGCTGCTCAGCTGCACCTCGGCGGCCTGGACTCTGGGCGGCAATGCCAAGCGCTGCGCCGACGATGCCCGGGCTGCGAGTGAGAAGACGATGGACAGCCTCTACCTCGAGAAGGGATCCTCGGTGCTGCTGGTCACCGGGGAGGAGACGACGATCCCGGTCACGATCGTCAACGACACATCCGCCGATGCGACGATGAAGATCCGAATGAAGCCGAAGACTCCGCAGCTGCGGGCCGATCCCACGGAGACCGTCGTCGTCCCCTCCGAGGAGACGATGCGCGTCGACGTTCCCGTCGAGGGCCTGGCCAATGCCGATGTGCCGACGACGATCGAAATGGTCACAGCCGATGAGGTCGTCCTGTCCAAGGACGAATCCCTGCTGGTCAGGGTCCGGGCCGACTGGGAGAACATCGGAACGGCCGTCGTCGGATTGGCTCTGGCGTCCGTGTTCGTGATCGGCTTGATCAAGACGATCTCACGAGGACGCAGGAAGATCCCAGAACAGCAGCTGGCCGATGCGATGGCCCGCGCGAAGAATGACGATTCGGAAACGAGGTAG
- a CDS encoding NUDIX domain-containing protein, translating to MTTPMPKPGPRASRRTTVEEISAGGIVVDFTRPELTVAVIARINRAGRIEWCLPKGHLEGIETPAEAARREVEEETGIRGQIICPLGTVDYWFTVTGIRIHKLVHHFLLRARSGTLTVDNDPDQEAIDAAWIPFEDLRSRLSFANERRIVAAARPMVARLEQ from the coding sequence ATGACCACACCGATGCCCAAGCCGGGACCCAGGGCGTCCCGTCGCACCACGGTTGAGGAGATTTCCGCCGGGGGCATCGTAGTCGACTTCACACGCCCGGAGCTGACCGTGGCCGTGATCGCCCGGATCAATCGTGCGGGACGCATCGAATGGTGCCTGCCCAAGGGTCATCTCGAAGGAATCGAGACCCCCGCCGAGGCGGCTCGACGTGAGGTGGAGGAGGAGACCGGGATCCGCGGACAGATCATCTGCCCGCTGGGCACCGTCGACTACTGGTTCACGGTGACCGGAATCCGAATCCACAAACTCGTCCATCACTTCCTGCTGCGTGCGCGCTCCGGCACCCTGACCGTGGATAATGATCCTGACCAGGAAGCGATCGACGCCGCGTGGATTCCCTTCGAGGATCTGCGCTCCCGCCTCTCCTTCGCCAATGAACGTCGCATCGTTGCCGCCGCCCGCCCGATGGTTGCCCGATTGGAGCAGTGA
- a CDS encoding CCA tRNA nucleotidyltransferase, producing MDPKTAHTRLYDKLDELENILGPLGQRFAAAGFELALVGGSVRDALLGRPMPDLDFTTDAHPDDILGLISDWVDTHWDIGREFGTIGAIKAGVQIEITTYRAEAYDPDSRKPAVSFGTDLDADLIRRDFTIGAMAIRLPSMTFVDPHHGFTDLVEGVIRTPGSPADSFSDDPLRMMRAARFTSQLGLDPVAEVETAMRDMADRIAIISAERIQVELYKLMTGIDPAAGIDLLVRTDVADHVLPEVSGLRLETDEHHRHKDVYQHSLTVLRQAVALEERYAAKPREAEMSSDDPNRLTMPDFTVRFAALMHDVGKPATRRFLPGGAVTFYHHDAVGAKLTAKRMKALRFDKDTTKAVGRLVELHLRFYGYGDAGWTDSAVRRYVTDAGPLLSRLHILTRADVTTRNRKKADRLAFAYDDLEQRIEKLSEQEELDAIRPDLDGRQIMAILGIEPSPLVGRAYKHLLDERMEKGPLGPERAEEVLRQWWAENGPADSGSDSGAADKGSAETEPAEDS from the coding sequence GTGGACCCGAAGACTGCGCACACCCGTCTGTACGACAAGCTCGATGAGCTCGAGAACATCCTCGGGCCGCTGGGTCAGCGCTTCGCCGCGGCCGGATTCGAGCTCGCGCTCGTCGGCGGGTCCGTCCGCGATGCGCTGCTGGGCCGGCCGATGCCCGATCTCGACTTCACCACGGATGCGCACCCCGACGACATCCTCGGCCTCATCTCGGATTGGGTGGATACACACTGGGACATCGGACGAGAGTTCGGTACGATCGGCGCGATCAAGGCCGGTGTGCAGATCGAGATCACCACCTACCGGGCCGAGGCCTACGATCCCGATTCCCGCAAACCTGCGGTGAGTTTCGGCACGGACCTCGACGCTGATCTCATCCGACGTGACTTCACGATCGGGGCGATGGCGATCCGTCTGCCGTCGATGACCTTCGTCGATCCTCATCACGGCTTCACCGACCTCGTCGAGGGTGTCATCCGCACCCCGGGCAGCCCCGCGGATTCGTTCTCCGACGATCCGCTGCGCATGATGCGGGCCGCTCGTTTCACGTCTCAGCTGGGACTCGATCCCGTCGCCGAGGTGGAGACCGCGATGCGCGACATGGCCGATCGCATCGCGATCATCTCCGCCGAACGCATCCAGGTCGAGCTGTACAAGCTCATGACCGGCATCGATCCGGCCGCAGGCATCGACCTGCTGGTGCGCACCGATGTCGCCGACCATGTCCTGCCCGAGGTTTCCGGGCTCCGGTTGGAGACCGATGAGCATCACAGGCACAAGGACGTCTACCAGCATTCTCTGACCGTGCTGCGTCAGGCCGTTGCGCTCGAAGAGCGGTACGCGGCCAAGCCGCGGGAGGCCGAGATGAGCTCGGATGACCCCAACCGTCTCACCATGCCCGATTTCACCGTTCGCTTCGCGGCCCTCATGCACGATGTCGGCAAGCCGGCGACCCGCCGGTTCCTGCCCGGTGGTGCCGTCACCTTCTATCACCACGATGCCGTCGGGGCGAAGCTGACGGCGAAGCGGATGAAGGCGCTGCGCTTCGACAAGGACACGACCAAGGCCGTCGGCCGCCTCGTCGAGCTGCATCTGCGCTTCTACGGCTACGGCGATGCCGGGTGGACGGATTCGGCTGTGCGCCGCTATGTCACCGATGCCGGTCCGCTGCTCTCCCGCCTGCACATCCTGACTCGGGCAGATGTGACGACGCGGAACAGGAAGAAGGCCGATCGGCTCGCATTCGCCTATGACGATCTGGAGCAGCGGATCGAGAAGCTCAGCGAACAGGAGGAGCTGGACGCGATCCGGCCCGATCTCGACGGTCGCCAGATCATGGCCATCCTCGGCATCGAGCCCTCACCGCTGGTGGGCAGGGCGTACAAGCACCTGCTCGACGAGCGGATGGAGAAAGGTCCCCTGGGTCCCGAGCGTGCCGAAGAGGTCCTGCGTCAGTGGTGGGCGGAGAACGGTCCGGCCGATTCGGGGTCTGATTCGGGGGCGGCGGACAAAGGCTCTGCAGAGACGGAGCCGGCCGAAGACTCTTGA
- a CDS encoding AMP-binding protein, with protein sequence MTVTDEFRAARDKLIEVRSDAAAASEGFEWPRFDHFNFGIDWFDKVAEGNDNPALWIVEQDGTEGKWSYAELSRRSNQVANFLRRCGVKRGDHVMVMLNNQVELWETMLAGIKLGAVLLPTTTQLGPIDLTDRVERGKAEFVIAGPDDAAKFDEVDAEVIRIVVGAEAGRQQDYGYADADDEEIDFDPQGSSRADDLLLLYFTSGTTSKAKMVAHSHVSYPVGHLSTMYWMGLTPGDVHLNVASPGWAKHAWSNIFTPWIAESCVFLYNYSRFDANALMETMDRVGVTSFCAPPTVWRMLIQADLKHLKTPPRIALGAGEPLNPEVIDRVEQEWGVLIRDGYGQTETTLQVGNSPDQELKYGSMGKVLPGYDVVLIDPATGEEGSEGEICLRLDPRPLGLTSGYWSNEEKTAEAFKDGVYHTGDVAERDENGYITYVGRADDVFKASDYRLSPFELESVLIEHEAVAEAAVVPSPDPVRLAVPKAYVVPASGFEADADTARAILAYCREHLAPYKRIRRLEFSELPKTISGKIRRVELRAREDQLHPFSGEPAVEGKEYADTDFDLKG encoded by the coding sequence ATGACTGTGACAGACGAGTTCCGTGCAGCCAGAGACAAGCTGATCGAGGTGCGCAGCGACGCTGCCGCGGCGAGTGAGGGCTTCGAATGGCCGCGCTTCGACCACTTCAACTTCGGCATCGACTGGTTCGACAAGGTCGCCGAGGGCAACGACAACCCGGCACTGTGGATCGTCGAGCAGGACGGCACCGAGGGCAAATGGAGCTATGCGGAACTCTCCCGCCGGTCCAACCAGGTGGCCAACTTCCTCCGCCGTTGCGGAGTGAAGCGCGGGGACCATGTCATGGTCATGCTCAACAACCAGGTCGAGCTGTGGGAGACGATGCTGGCCGGCATCAAGCTCGGTGCGGTGCTCCTGCCCACGACCACCCAGCTCGGCCCCATCGACCTCACCGATCGCGTCGAGCGCGGAAAGGCCGAGTTCGTCATCGCCGGGCCCGACGATGCCGCGAAGTTCGACGAGGTCGACGCCGAGGTGATCCGCATCGTCGTCGGTGCCGAGGCAGGCCGCCAGCAGGACTACGGCTACGCCGATGCCGACGACGAGGAGATTGACTTCGACCCGCAGGGCTCCTCCCGTGCCGATGACCTGCTGCTCCTCTACTTCACCTCGGGCACGACCTCGAAGGCGAAGATGGTCGCCCACTCGCACGTGTCCTACCCCGTCGGTCACCTGTCCACGATGTATTGGATGGGTCTGACCCCGGGGGATGTCCACCTCAATGTCGCCTCACCCGGGTGGGCCAAGCATGCCTGGTCGAACATCTTCACCCCCTGGATCGCCGAATCCTGCGTCTTCCTCTACAACTACTCCCGCTTCGACGCGAATGCGCTCATGGAGACCATGGATCGGGTGGGTGTGACGAGCTTCTGCGCCCCGCCGACCGTGTGGCGCATGCTCATCCAGGCAGACCTGAAGCACCTCAAAACGCCGCCGAGGATCGCCCTCGGCGCCGGAGAGCCCCTCAATCCGGAGGTCATCGACCGGGTCGAACAGGAATGGGGCGTCCTCATCCGCGACGGCTACGGCCAGACCGAGACCACCCTGCAGGTCGGCAACTCCCCTGATCAGGAACTCAAATACGGGTCCATGGGCAAGGTGCTGCCCGGCTATGACGTGGTCCTCATCGATCCGGCGACCGGCGAAGAGGGCAGCGAGGGCGAGATCTGCCTCCGCCTCGATCCCCGACCGCTGGGCCTGACGAGCGGCTACTGGTCGAATGAGGAGAAGACCGCCGAGGCCTTCAAGGACGGCGTCTATCACACCGGTGACGTGGCCGAGCGGGACGAGAACGGCTACATCACCTACGTCGGTCGCGCCGATGACGTGTTCAAAGCCAGCGACTACCGCCTGTCCCCGTTCGAGCTCGAGAGCGTCCTCATCGAGCATGAGGCCGTCGCCGAGGCGGCTGTGGTCCCCTCGCCGGACCCTGTCCGTCTCGCCGTCCCCAAGGCCTACGTCGTTCCCGCGAGCGGATTCGAGGCCGACGCCGACACCGCGCGGGCCATCCTCGCCTACTGCCGTGAGCACCTCGCGCCCTACAAGCGCATCCGCCGTCTCGAGTTCTCCGAGCTGCCGAAGACGATCTCCGGCAAGATCCGCCGCGTCGAGCTCCGTGCGCGCGAGGATCAGCTGCACCCCTTCAGCGGCGAGCCGGCTGTCGAAGGCAAGGAGTACGCGGACACGGACTTCGACCTCAAGGGATGA
- a CDS encoding transglycosylase domain-containing protein, with protein MCVLFTVGYAATDIPEPNIEATGQTSTIYYNDGKTPIGQYKVQDRESVPIEEISEPMRKAAIAAEDTSFYENRGISIKGLSRAVVGVATNQYAGGGSTITQQYVKNFYLTNEHSLDRKVKEMFISLKIDQQQSKDEILADYLNTIYLGRRSYGVEVASQNYFDKSAKDLNVSESALLAAMIQRPGSADPGENPEAYESRFNYVVKSMADEGFITEEQADKIEMPEVKEPNKEESLSGQTGYMWEYVRREALRKLDIDEAQLDRGGYDIVTTFDEDRMKEAEKAIENLPPDQPEGLQAGLVSMDPKSGGIEAFYGGENYLDQAFNVSTQGHAQAGSTFKPFALVAGFENGVRLTDMYPGSPSTFNADGTTWTPHNFGNSSYGPVTLLKATQSSINTAYAALNIQVGPDKTVDVAERAGLSGNCTDEQMETGDTRNCTIGLTANMSNVLGTPSVKVIDMANAYSTFASNGVKHDAHAIESVKQGEDDKEIYKSDTKGTRVFDKAVAAETSYALSQVIDGGSGSYAQQLGRPAAGKTGTTSSNKAAWFSGYTPNLSTSVVLYREVDGKSVSIGSYGGRGEVTGGSFPIQVWTEYMQDALEGVDVEEFPERGELPDKPKPENTNEPAPPPEPEAPDDNNGENGSNGGDGDDSEEEAPDDEPTEEPTDDEDNGKDKDSEKDADGSKDSKDSDGSNDGREDNGSSNDDESGSNDGGDGGGGDSGDGGGSGSSTGGSDTGNGSDTGGGERGSDSDGSDNDGGIGISDSEGNSFPTE; from the coding sequence ATGTGCGTGCTTTTCACTGTCGGTTATGCAGCCACGGATATCCCTGAGCCCAACATCGAGGCCACGGGTCAGACGTCGACCATCTACTACAACGACGGCAAGACTCCCATCGGTCAGTACAAGGTCCAAGATCGCGAGTCTGTGCCGATCGAAGAGATCTCCGAACCGATGCGCAAGGCGGCGATCGCTGCCGAAGACACCTCGTTCTACGAGAACCGCGGAATCTCGATCAAGGGACTATCCCGCGCAGTCGTCGGTGTTGCCACCAACCAGTACGCCGGCGGCGGTTCGACGATCACACAGCAGTATGTGAAGAACTTCTACCTCACCAATGAGCACTCCCTGGATCGCAAGGTCAAGGAGATGTTCATCTCCCTCAAGATCGACCAGCAGCAGAGCAAGGACGAAATCCTCGCCGACTACCTCAACACGATCTACCTCGGTCGCAGGTCGTACGGAGTCGAGGTCGCCAGCCAGAACTACTTCGACAAGTCGGCGAAGGATCTCAATGTCAGCGAGTCCGCACTGTTGGCCGCGATGATCCAGCGCCCGGGCTCAGCGGACCCTGGAGAGAACCCCGAGGCGTACGAGTCCCGTTTCAACTATGTCGTGAAGTCGATGGCAGATGAGGGCTTCATCACCGAGGAGCAGGCCGACAAGATCGAGATGCCCGAGGTGAAGGAACCGAACAAGGAGGAGTCCCTCAGTGGCCAGACGGGCTACATGTGGGAGTACGTCCGCCGCGAGGCCCTGCGGAAACTCGACATCGACGAGGCTCAGCTCGATCGTGGAGGCTACGACATCGTCACCACCTTCGACGAGGATCGGATGAAGGAGGCCGAGAAGGCCATTGAGAATCTGCCGCCCGATCAGCCCGAGGGTCTGCAGGCCGGTTTGGTGTCGATGGATCCGAAGTCAGGTGGCATCGAGGCCTTCTACGGCGGCGAGAACTACCTGGACCAGGCATTCAACGTCTCGACGCAGGGCCACGCTCAGGCCGGTTCGACGTTCAAGCCCTTCGCGCTCGTGGCGGGCTTTGAGAACGGTGTGCGTCTGACCGACATGTATCCGGGCAGCCCGTCGACCTTCAATGCCGATGGCACCACATGGACTCCACACAACTTCGGCAATTCCAGCTATGGTCCGGTGACCTTGCTCAAGGCGACCCAATCGTCGATCAACACGGCCTACGCTGCACTCAACATCCAGGTCGGACCCGATAAGACTGTCGACGTCGCGGAGCGTGCCGGATTGAGCGGAAATTGCACGGACGAGCAGATGGAGACGGGCGACACCCGCAACTGCACGATCGGGCTGACCGCCAACATGTCGAATGTGCTGGGCACACCCAGCGTCAAGGTCATTGACATGGCGAACGCCTACTCGACCTTCGCCTCCAACGGCGTCAAGCACGACGCCCACGCCATCGAGTCGGTCAAGCAGGGCGAAGACGACAAGGAGATCTACAAGTCGGACACCAAGGGTACGCGCGTGTTCGACAAAGCGGTCGCCGCTGAGACCTCTTACGCTCTGAGCCAGGTCATCGACGGAGGTTCCGGCAGCTACGCGCAGCAGCTGGGCCGACCTGCCGCCGGCAAGACCGGTACCACCAGCAGCAACAAGGCGGCGTGGTTCTCCGGATACACTCCGAACCTGTCGACCTCGGTTGTCCTCTACCGTGAGGTCGATGGCAAGTCGGTGTCCATCGGCTCCTATGGCGGACGTGGTGAAGTCACCGGTGGATCCTTCCCGATCCAAGTGTGGACGGAATACATGCAGGACGCTCTGGAAGGCGTCGACGTCGAAGAGTTCCCCGAACGCGGTGAGCTTCCCGACAAGCCGAAGCCCGAGAACACGAATGAGCCGGCACCACCACCTGAGCCGGAGGCGCCGGACGATAACAACGGCGAGAACGGCAGCAACGGCGGCGATGGCGACGACTCCGAGGAAGAGGCCCCGGACGACGAGCCGACCGAAGAGCCGACGGACGACGAAGACAACGGCAAGGACAAGGACAGCGAGAAGGACGCCGACGGCTCGAAGGATTCCAAGGACTCCGATGGTTCCAACGACGGTCGAGAGGACAATGGTTCTTCGAACGACGATGAGAGCGGCTCGAATGACGGCGGCGACGGCGGCGGAGGAGACTCCGGCGACGGTGGCGGCTCCGGTTCATCAACGGGTGGCTCCGACACTGGCAACGGTTCCGACACTGGAGGCGGTGAAAGGGGAAGTGACTCCGACGGGAGTGACAATGACGGCGGCATTGGAATATCAGACTCCGAAGGTAATAGCTTTCCCACTGAATAA